DNA from Conexivisphaera calida:
GCCTTTCCTCCGTCCATCACTGTGACGGCCACTCCTTCGGCGCACTCACCGGTGTCGCCGAATATGACGGAGCCCCCAACCATGGGCTTCGGAAGTCCGATGTACCTCACGGAGGACCCATAGTCATCGCCACCCGGCGGGGACAGCAGATCTCCCTTCGCCTGTTCAGGCGAGAGGACCTCCGCGCTCTTCCAGAGCCTCCTGACCTGGCTCCTCGTATCGTCCAGGTTGCCGAATATTATCGCGTCTGCTGGGCATGCCTCCGCGCACCTCGGCTTCTTCCACCCCTGATCCAACAGGTGCGCACAGAAGGTGCACTTCTGGGGTATCTGGAGCTCCTCGTTCCAGTAGATGGCTCCATATGGGCACGCGTCAACTATCTGCTTCTGTCCCTTCGACTTCTCGGGATCAATCATGACTATCCCGTCCTCCCTCACGTAGACGGCGCCGTCCTTCGCGGCCTTCGCGCACGGCGGATCCTTGCACTGCATGCAGGGCATGGGCACGTAGTCGACCCTGACAACTATCTGTGGGAAGTTCCGCTCCTTCTCGGCTATCTTCATCCAGTACTGCCCATGGTCCGGCTGCGCCCTGGAATACGGGGGATAATCGTTGCCCCAGAACTCATCCTTGCACGCTATGAAGCAGTTGTAACAACCCACGCACTTCGATACGTCTATCACCATTCCGTAGCGGGTCATCTAGGATCCCTCCCACTTGGCGACCTCTACCAGCGCATGTGCCGGGGCGAATCCGTGAGCATTCTTGGACATGAACCTGAGCGATGACAGCGCGTTGACGCAGCCGCCGAGCTCGGGCGAAGCGGGATCCCCCGGCTCGCCCTTCGGCTCGTAAATTGCTGACGCCTGGTAAGCGTGAAGTGAACCGGGCCGCGCCCTCTCCGACACCCTGGCTATGCACACGACGGTGCCGCGGTCATTGTAGATTTTGACGAGATCCCCGTCCTTTATTCCCCTCTTCTCCGCGTCGACTGGATTTATCCAGACGGGCCACCAGTAGCGACCGTCCTTGTACACGCGATGATGCGGTATCTCGTCTATCCAGGGGTTCTTCTCGCCGTCGTGCTGGGAGTGGAAGCTGAACCTGACGTGCGGCGATATGAGGACCAGTGGATACTTCGCGGCGGCGGGGCTCTCCGGACCCTCCCAGGAGGGTATGTAGTGTGCGACGAGCGGCCTCTCGGGATCCTTCGGATCGAACTTGGCCAAGGACCTCGACTCGAACTCTATCTTGCCGGTCGGCGTCGCGAGGCCCCTCCCCAGCTCGTAGAACGTGGCGAAGGACCTGTGCGATACATCGTTCTCCGGCACCGGAACAACGTAGTAACCTCTCTTCTTGAACTCCTCGAATGGCATCACATCCTTCATGTCGGAGGACTCGTAGACCCTCCTGATCCATCCCTCCACGTCCTCCCCCTCGGAGTACTCCTGCTCTATGCCGAGTGCCTTCGCCAGCTCCAGGAATATGTGGAAATCACTCTTGGACTCGCCGAGCGGCTCTATGCACTTCTGCATGTACACTATAATCCTATGAGCGTTCGAGTTGGATCCATGGGGTATGGCGCCGCTCGCGCCGCCTCCGTTGTTCCACTCAGCTATATCCTCCCTCTCCAGGTTGGTCGCGGCGGGTAATATCAGGTCGGCGAACTTGGCCTCGCCCTCGAACCATGGGTTCTGGACTACGAAGAACTCGAGCTTGGGGCTCCTGTAGGCCCTGGCCCAGCGGTTGCCGTCGGGCATCGTGCAGAGGTAAGCGGCGCCGAAGCGGTAGAGCATCCTTATCGGGGCGCCATCCGGCTTGGGCAAAGGATAGACATTGAGCTGGAACTGCTGCTCAGTGGAGCCGAGGTTGAACCCGAACCCTCTCCAGGACAGCCTCTTGTCGGTGAGAAGCGCGTCCGGGACAAGCGTCCTCAGGAGCTTCTGCTTCACGGGGTTCAGGTACACCTGCTTTGCTATTCCAGGGACGTTCATGCCGCCGTTGACGTATCCAGGGAAGTTGAACTCCTCCCATGACGGAAACGCCGTGTTGGTGGACCAGAAGTTTACCCCGGGCTTCCCGAGGCCCTGCATGGCCTGCAGGTAGACCATCATCCTAGCCCACTCGTGCCCATATGGCGCGCGACAGGCGCCGCCCATTCCAGCCCTGTTCCCAGGGCCCAACATGGTCCTCTTCCTGGCCCACTCCCTGGCGAGGGCCCTTATCTCGCGCGCGGGCACCCCGGTTATCCTCTCCGCCCACTCGGGGGTCTTCGGGGTCCCGTCCTCCTTCCCCGTCACATAGTCGGCCCATTTCTCGAATCCGACGGTGTGCGTCTCGACGTACTGCTTATCGTAGGTCCCCTCATTTATCCAGACGTACGCTATGGCGGCGGCGAGGGCCGCGTCGGTTCCGGGCTTAGGAGCTATCCATTTGTCGGCGAACCTGACCGCGGTGTAGTTGCAGTACGGATCGATGACCACTATCTCCTTTCCGAGCTCCTTGAGCCAGTGCCTGATCATGACCGAGTCGTAGGCCGCATAGGTGGAGTTCGTGGCATCCGGATCCGCGGACCAGAGAACGATCATGTCGGAGTTCTTCAGCGCATCGTCCAGGAGATCGTACTGATCCGGAAGCCCGAGCCTCCAGTAGAAGCCCCACACATGTTCGGCACCCCAGGACCAGCCCTCCCAGCTGTCCGAGTTGTTCAGTATCTCCGTGTATCCCAGTATGCTCCAGAAGCGCGTGAACGCGCTGTAGCTGGCGTTTATGTAGCCCCACATCTGATGGGAGCTCATCATGGCAGCTATCGCAGCCGGTCCATACTTCTCCCTGATCCTCCGCACCTCCTTGGCAACTATCTCGGAGGCCTCCTTCCAAGTTATCCTAACGTACTTCGACTTGCCCCTGTTCTCGGTCTTCCTGTCCTCCTTGTCGGGGTCGAAGTCCTCCCTGAGCATCGGGTAGAGGACCCTGTTGCTCGCGTACACCCTTCTGCGTATCGATATCGTGAACTGAGTCGCATTGGAGCGGCGGGGCGGCGTGAACACGCGATCGCCAACCGCTATCTTCCAAGAAGGAGCGTCGTCATCGCTTAGATACAGAGGTTGAACGCGAACTATCTTGCCGTCCCTGACGGTCGCCACCACGACGCCGCCGTGATCCAGGTTGTAACATCTCCTCTCCTCCTGGCCGGCCATCTTACGAGAATGCCCGCGGGCTTGGGCCTTAATATCCATTGGCGCCGGTGGAGAACCATCATTAATTAATGTAATTCCGCTTAAATAGAAAATTGAGATGGTTTGCGCGTTGGGCGCTGCGCGGCTACCACGCCCTCTCCAGCGCTATGGCGCCGTAGGATCCGTATGCACCATAGGCGGTCGCTAGGCCTATCTTCGCGTTCTTCCTGACCTGGCG
Protein-coding regions in this window:
- a CDS encoding 4Fe-4S dicluster domain-containing protein — translated: MTRYGMVIDVSKCVGCYNCFIACKDEFWGNDYPPYSRAQPDHGQYWMKIAEKERNFPQIVVRVDYVPMPCMQCKDPPCAKAAKDGAVYVREDGIVMIDPEKSKGQKQIVDACPYGAIYWNEELQIPQKCTFCAHLLDQGWKKPRCAEACPADAIIFGNLDDTRSQVRRLWKSAEVLSPEQAKGDLLSPPGGDDYGSSVRYIGLPKPMVGGSVIFGDTGECAEGVAVTVMDGGKALASAKTNAFGDFLIEGLELNRKYVVRFEHPDYASKDVEVTMSGDVNLGEVKLERR
- a CDS encoding molybdopterin-dependent oxidoreductase — encoded protein: MAGQEERRCYNLDHGGVVVATVRDGKIVRVQPLYLSDDDAPSWKIAVGDRVFTPPRRSNATQFTISIRRRVYASNRVLYPMLREDFDPDKEDRKTENRGKSKYVRITWKEASEIVAKEVRRIREKYGPAAIAAMMSSHQMWGYINASYSAFTRFWSILGYTEILNNSDSWEGWSWGAEHVWGFYWRLGLPDQYDLLDDALKNSDMIVLWSADPDATNSTYAAYDSVMIRHWLKELGKEIVVIDPYCNYTAVRFADKWIAPKPGTDAALAAAIAYVWINEGTYDKQYVETHTVGFEKWADYVTGKEDGTPKTPEWAERITGVPAREIRALAREWARKRTMLGPGNRAGMGGACRAPYGHEWARMMVYLQAMQGLGKPGVNFWSTNTAFPSWEEFNFPGYVNGGMNVPGIAKQVYLNPVKQKLLRTLVPDALLTDKRLSWRGFGFNLGSTEQQFQLNVYPLPKPDGAPIRMLYRFGAAYLCTMPDGNRWARAYRSPKLEFFVVQNPWFEGEAKFADLILPAATNLEREDIAEWNNGGGASGAIPHGSNSNAHRIIVYMQKCIEPLGESKSDFHIFLELAKALGIEQEYSEGEDVEGWIRRVYESSDMKDVMPFEEFKKRGYYVVPVPENDVSHRSFATFYELGRGLATPTGKIEFESRSLAKFDPKDPERPLVAHYIPSWEGPESPAAAKYPLVLISPHVRFSFHSQHDGEKNPWIDEIPHHRVYKDGRYWWPVWINPVDAEKRGIKDGDLVKIYNDRGTVVCIARVSERARPGSLHAYQASAIYEPKGEPGDPASPELGGCVNALSSLRFMSKNAHGFAPAHALVEVAKWEGS